TTCGCGCTGGCGCTGGCGCTGACCGCGCTGCTGTACGGGGTGATGCGCAGCTCGCGGGCCGGCCGCGCCATCGTCGCGGTGCGCATGGACCGCGACGCCGCCGCGCTGATGGGCATCCGCATCAACCGCATCTACGCCGCCACCTTCGCCATCGGCGCCGGCCTGGCCGGCGCCTGCGGCGCGCTGATGGCGATGGTCTTCCCCGTCACCACCAACCTGTCGGGCCTGCTGCTGGGCAAGGCCTTCGTGGTCTGTGTCATCGGCGGCCTGGGCACCGTCCCGGGTGCGCTGGTGGGCGGCATGGCGCTCGGCCTCATCGAATCGCTGTCGGGCCACTGGTTCGGCCCGCAGAACGCGGTGCTCATCGGCTTCGTCCTGATGCTGGGACTGCTGATGACCCGGCCTACCGGGCTGCTCGGGCGCCGGGGGTACGAATGAACCGCTCCCTCGTGCTGTTCGCCGTCTTCGCCCTGGTGCTGGCGCTGCTGCCCTGGGTCGGCGACAACCACGTGGTGCAGCAGGCCAGCTTCGTCTGCCTGTTCTGCGCGCTGGCGCTGTCGTGGAACATCATCGGCGGCTACGCCGGCTACCCGTCCTTCGCCACCGCCGCCTTCGTCGGCCTCGGCTCGTACGCCGGCGCGCTGCTGCAGAACGCCGGCTGGCCGATGGTGGCGGCCTGGGTGGGCGCCACGGTG
The sequence above is a segment of the Aquabacterium sp. J223 genome. Coding sequences within it:
- a CDS encoding branched-chain amino acid ABC transporter permease codes for the protein MVYLQVLVNGLTLGALYACLAVGFSLVWGVLNVINMLHGSMIILGGYLTYFAWLHWQVHPLVALLPVSALLFALGWALQAGMVNRLVQRPVLTTLTLTFGLDLILYNAMNVLFDATPRRVTLDLGTLVLGDVVIAWDRVVAFALALALTALLYGVMRSSRAGRAIVAVRMDRDAAALMGIRINRIYAATFAIGAGLAGACGALMAMVFPVTTNLSGLLLGKAFVVCVIGGLGTVPGALVGGMALGLIESLSGHWFGPQNAVLIGFVLMLGLLMTRPTGLLGRRGYE